The following proteins are co-located in the Noviherbaspirillum sp. UKPF54 genome:
- a CDS encoding methionine ABC transporter ATP-binding protein encodes MIYIENLHKSYRVGNREVSALHDLSLHIPKGKIFGIIGRSGAGKSTLLRTFNLLERPTRGSVRIDGVDITTLAKADLDRTRQHIGMVFQNFNLLSAKTVGANVEFPLKLAGGFTREERQRRVDELLELVGLSAHKDKYPAQLSGGQKQRVGIARAIANAPRLLLCDEATSALDPETTQSILALLAEINARLGLTIVLITHEMQVIRSICDRVAVIEAGDIVETGEVSDVFLHPKHPVTRALVAEYTHDDVDLTGVRAGADSGRRVRLTYVGDTAYQPILTHVVEQTRATITILQGAVSRIKDKPYGQLLVEIGGGNEEAGAVIDLFRRLDVHCEVLN; translated from the coding sequence GTGATATACATTGAAAATCTCCACAAGAGCTACCGGGTCGGCAATCGCGAAGTCAGCGCGCTGCACGACCTCAGCTTGCACATCCCAAAAGGGAAAATCTTCGGCATCATCGGCCGCTCGGGCGCGGGCAAGAGCACGCTGCTGCGCACCTTCAACCTGCTCGAGCGTCCCACGCGCGGTTCCGTGCGCATCGACGGCGTCGACATTACGACGCTGGCCAAGGCGGACCTGGACCGCACGCGGCAGCACATCGGCATGGTGTTCCAGAACTTCAACCTGCTGTCGGCGAAGACCGTCGGCGCGAATGTCGAGTTCCCGCTCAAGCTGGCCGGCGGCTTCACCCGGGAGGAACGCCAGCGGCGGGTGGACGAACTGCTGGAACTGGTCGGCCTGAGCGCGCACAAGGACAAGTATCCGGCGCAGCTGTCGGGCGGCCAGAAGCAGCGCGTCGGCATCGCCCGCGCCATCGCGAACGCGCCTCGGCTGCTGCTGTGCGACGAGGCGACTTCCGCGCTCGACCCGGAAACGACGCAGTCCATCCTCGCGCTGCTGGCCGAAATCAACGCGCGGCTCGGCCTCACCATCGTGCTGATCACGCACGAGATGCAAGTCATCCGCAGCATCTGCGACCGGGTCGCGGTCATCGAGGCGGGCGACATCGTCGAGACGGGCGAGGTCAGCGACGTGTTCCTGCATCCGAAGCACCCCGTCACCCGCGCCCTCGTCGCGGAATACACGCATGACGACGTCGACCTGACCGGCGTGCGCGCGGGCGCGGACAGCGGGCGCCGGGTGCGCCTCACCTATGTCGGCGACACGGCCTACCAGCCCATCCTGACCCACGTCGTCGAACAGACCCGCGCCACGATCACCATCCTGCAAGGCGCGGTGTCGCGCATCAAGGACAAGCCTTACGGCCAGCTGCTGGTGGAAATCGGCGGCGGAAACGAGGAGGCAGGCGCCGTGATCGACCTGTTCCGCCGCCTGGATGTGCACTGCGAGGTATTGAACTGA
- a CDS encoding methionine ABC transporter permease: MDFSNIDWADIGQATIDTLTMTGVSLVFTILLGLPLGVLLFLTGRGQLLEQRGVYAVLSLVVNVLRSLPFIILLIVMIPVTLALVGTSLGVEGTIPPLVVGTTPFFARLVENVLREVDRGVIEACQAMGAKTRQIVLNALLPEALPGLLAAATVTTIALVSYAAMSGVVGGGGLGDLALRYGYQRFQTDVMIVTVSILVVLVQLLQVCGDRLVRHFTRR, from the coding sequence ATGGATTTCTCGAATATCGACTGGGCCGACATCGGCCAGGCCACGATCGACACGCTCACCATGACTGGCGTGTCGCTGGTCTTTACCATACTGCTCGGCTTGCCGCTCGGCGTGCTGCTGTTCCTGACAGGGCGCGGCCAGCTGCTCGAGCAGCGCGGCGTGTATGCCGTGCTGTCGCTGGTCGTGAACGTGCTGCGTTCGCTGCCGTTCATCATCCTGCTGATCGTGATGATTCCCGTGACGCTGGCGCTGGTCGGCACCTCGCTCGGCGTCGAGGGCACGATACCGCCGCTCGTCGTCGGCACCACGCCGTTCTTCGCGCGCCTGGTGGAAAACGTGCTGCGCGAAGTCGACCGCGGCGTGATCGAGGCTTGCCAGGCGATGGGAGCCAAGACCCGTCAGATCGTGCTCAATGCGCTGCTGCCGGAAGCCCTGCCCGGCCTGCTGGCCGCCGCCACCGTCACCACCATCGCGCTCGTTTCCTATGCCGCCATGTCCGGCGTCGTCGGCGGCGGCGGACTGGGCGACCTCGCGCTGCGTTACGGCTACCAGCGTTTCCAGACCGACGTGATGATCGTGACCGTTTCCATTCTTGTCGTGCTGGTGCAATTGCTGCAGGTCTGCGGCGACCGCCTGGTGCGCCATTTCACCCGCCGGTAA
- a CDS encoding MetQ/NlpA family ABC transporter substrate-binding protein, with the protein MRLKFALFASTLSLVLPLAAQAADKLVIAATPVPHAEILEFVKPQLAKQGVDLQVKVFTDYVQPAVQVNEKRLDGNFFLHQPYLDEFKKGHKNDIEVPVAKVHVEPFAGYSTKYKKLADLPHGATVAIPNDPSNSGRALLLLERQGLLKLKDSRSTSATKKDIVSNPKDLKIRELEAATLPRVLNQVDLALINTNYALEAKLNPVKDSLFIEDGNSPYANLLVAREDNKDSAAIKKLSAALTSPEVKKFIEEKYKGAIVPAF; encoded by the coding sequence ATGCGTCTCAAATTTGCCCTGTTCGCCTCGACCCTAAGCCTCGTACTGCCGCTGGCCGCGCAAGCCGCCGACAAGCTCGTCATCGCAGCCACTCCGGTTCCGCACGCGGAGATCCTGGAATTCGTCAAGCCGCAGCTCGCCAAGCAAGGCGTCGACCTCCAGGTCAAGGTCTTCACCGACTACGTGCAGCCGGCCGTGCAGGTGAACGAAAAACGCCTGGACGGCAATTTCTTCCTGCACCAACCCTATCTCGACGAGTTCAAGAAGGGGCACAAGAATGACATCGAGGTCCCGGTGGCCAAGGTGCACGTGGAACCTTTCGCCGGATATTCGACGAAATACAAGAAGCTCGCCGACCTGCCGCACGGTGCCACGGTCGCGATCCCGAACGATCCGTCCAACTCCGGCCGTGCACTGCTGCTGCTCGAACGCCAGGGCTTGCTCAAGCTGAAGGATTCCCGCAGCACTTCGGCGACCAAGAAAGACATCGTGTCCAATCCGAAGGACCTGAAGATCCGCGAACTGGAAGCCGCGACCCTGCCGCGCGTGCTCAACCAGGTCGACCTGGCGCTGATCAACACCAACTATGCGCTGGAAGCGAAACTGAACCCGGTGAAGGATTCGCTCTTCATCGAAGACGGCAATTCCCCGTACGCGAACCTGCTGGTCGCGCGCGAAGACAACAAGGACAGCGCCGCCATCAAGAAGCTGTCCGCGGCATTGACTTCGCCCGAGGTGAAGAAATTCATCGAGGAAAAGTACAAGGGCGCGATCGTCCCGGCATTCTGA
- the mctP gene encoding monocarboxylate uptake permease MctP, whose protein sequence is MDTRLDWTALGVFVFFFALVTVLGFAASRWHKGAAHKGDHLDEWGLGGRNFGTWITWFLVGGDFYTAYTVIAVPALVYAVGAYGFFALPYTIIVYPIVFVIMPRLWQEAHRAGHVTAADVVYGHYGSRTLEFVVALTGVVATMPYIALQLLGMEAVIKALGLAGELPLAIAFVILALYTYSAGLRAPALIAFVKDLMIYIVVLVAVVLVPMKLGGYGTVFAAANDAFAAKGGATGITLKPQQMLPFATLALGSALAAFMYPHTLTGIFASNSADTIRKNAVFLPAYTVLLGLIALLGFMAYAAKLTVTNNNDVVPALFNALFPSWFTGFAFAAIAIGALVPAAVMSIGASNLFTRNFWKPYLHPDMTPAREQQVAKIVSLVVKAGALVFILFLPTKFALDLQLLGGVWILQTFPSVVFAAFSRWFRAPALLVGWAVGMASGSWLALADGLKPVHTFLLGGVGYTLYTGLVALLANVAIAAIVQLILGAGHHHAGHATPEGSVS, encoded by the coding sequence ATGGACACGCGACTTGACTGGACGGCGCTGGGCGTCTTCGTTTTCTTCTTCGCCCTGGTCACCGTGCTGGGGTTTGCCGCTTCGCGTTGGCATAAAGGGGCGGCGCACAAGGGAGACCATCTGGACGAATGGGGGCTGGGCGGGCGGAATTTCGGGACGTGGATTACCTGGTTTCTGGTCGGCGGCGATTTCTATACCGCTTACACCGTCATTGCCGTGCCGGCTCTGGTATATGCGGTCGGCGCCTATGGATTCTTTGCGTTGCCATACACCATCATTGTGTATCCGATCGTGTTTGTCATCATGCCGCGGCTGTGGCAGGAGGCGCATCGCGCCGGACATGTGACCGCCGCGGACGTGGTGTATGGCCACTACGGTTCCCGAACGCTCGAATTTGTCGTCGCGCTTACCGGCGTGGTCGCCACGATGCCCTATATCGCGCTGCAGCTGCTGGGCATGGAAGCCGTCATTAAAGCCCTCGGCCTGGCCGGCGAACTGCCGCTTGCGATCGCGTTCGTGATTCTGGCGTTATATACGTATTCGGCGGGGCTGCGCGCGCCGGCGTTGATTGCCTTCGTCAAGGATTTGATGATCTATATCGTCGTGCTGGTTGCCGTGGTGCTGGTGCCGATGAAGTTGGGTGGATACGGTACCGTGTTTGCAGCGGCCAACGATGCCTTTGCCGCCAAGGGCGGCGCGACCGGGATCACCTTGAAGCCGCAACAGATGCTGCCTTTCGCTACCCTGGCGCTCGGCTCGGCGCTCGCCGCGTTCATGTATCCGCATACCCTGACCGGGATTTTTGCCTCGAACAGTGCCGATACGATCCGCAAGAATGCGGTATTCCTGCCCGCCTATACCGTACTCCTCGGATTGATCGCCTTGCTTGGCTTCATGGCGTATGCGGCCAAGTTGACTGTTACTAACAACAACGACGTCGTGCCGGCGCTGTTCAATGCGCTGTTCCCCAGCTGGTTTACCGGATTTGCCTTTGCCGCCATTGCCATCGGCGCGTTAGTGCCCGCCGCCGTCATGTCCATCGGCGCCTCCAATCTGTTCACGCGAAACTTCTGGAAGCCTTACCTGCATCCAGACATGACGCCTGCACGCGAGCAACAGGTAGCCAAGATCGTTTCGCTCGTCGTCAAAGCAGGCGCGCTGGTATTCATCCTGTTTTTGCCGACCAAATTTGCGCTGGATCTCCAGTTGCTCGGTGGCGTCTGGATTCTTCAAACCTTCCCTTCGGTCGTATTCGCGGCCTTTTCACGCTGGTTCCGGGCGCCCGCGCTGCTGGTCGGATGGGCTGTCGGGATGGCAAGCGGAAGCTGGCTGGCATTGGCTGACGGTCTCAAGCCGGTGCATACGTTCCTGCTCGGCGGCGTCGGCTACACCCTGTACACGGGGTTGGTGGCCCTGCTGGCCAATGTCGCGATAGCAGCCATCGTGCAATTGATCTTGGGAGCGGGACACCATCATGCCGGACATGCGACGCCGGAAGGCTCCGTGTCTTGA
- a CDS encoding DUF3311 domain-containing protein, with amino-acid sequence MWILLLLPFIGLLWVPFYNHELPSLFGFPFFYWYQFAWVPVTSLLVWIVYRHAARRRGE; translated from the coding sequence ATGTGGATTCTGTTATTGCTCCCATTCATCGGCTTGTTGTGGGTGCCGTTCTATAACCACGAACTGCCTTCCCTGTTCGGCTTCCCGTTTTTTTACTGGTACCAGTTTGCCTGGGTGCCGGTCACCTCGCTTCTGGTCTGGATCGTGTATCGCCATGCGGCACGCAGGAGGGGCGAATAA
- a CDS encoding alpha/beta fold hydrolase: protein MPSKLLFLPGALGRTELWMPVANLLVHPARKIHFGWPGFGSTPPDPRINGINDLVAKVVAEIDQPTALVAQSMGGVIAIRAALEKPGLVTHLILSVTSGGMNMRGFGAQDWRTSFHEENPSLPRWFSTYQEDLTPVLPGLRIPTLLLWGDADPISPVSVGQRLASLLPHATLHVFPGGEHDLASAFAADVAPLVDAHLLKAA from the coding sequence ATGCCTTCCAAACTTCTCTTTCTTCCCGGTGCATTAGGCCGAACCGAATTGTGGATGCCCGTTGCGAACCTACTCGTCCACCCTGCCAGGAAAATCCACTTTGGGTGGCCCGGCTTTGGATCGACTCCGCCCGACCCACGGATAAATGGCATTAATGATCTGGTCGCCAAAGTAGTGGCCGAGATCGATCAGCCTACGGCACTGGTCGCCCAATCAATGGGCGGCGTAATCGCCATTCGTGCCGCCCTGGAGAAACCAGGCCTCGTCACCCACCTGATTTTGAGTGTCACCTCCGGCGGCATGAATATGAGGGGTTTTGGCGCACAAGATTGGCGCACATCCTTCCACGAGGAAAATCCTTCGCTACCTCGTTGGTTTTCCACCTACCAGGAAGACTTAACGCCAGTTCTTCCCGGGCTTCGCATTCCAACGCTTCTCCTGTGGGGCGATGCGGATCCCATCAGCCCTGTCAGTGTCGGCCAGCGCTTGGCTTCCCTGCTGCCGCACGCGACATTACATGTTTTCCCGGGTGGGGAGCACGATCTTGCCAGCGCCTTTGCCGCTGATGTCGCCCCGCTTGTCGACGCTCATCTCCTCAAAGCTGCCTGA
- a CDS encoding YdeI family protein encodes MTDPRLTFASQEEWETWLERNGSSSTGVWLRLAKKSADRPTVSYAQALESALCYGWIDGKKQAESEHYWLQRFTPRTAKSLWSKVNKGKAEALIESGRMRPAGMQEINRAKQDGRWDAAYSPAGTATVPEDLQCAFAANPKAEKFFATLNSKNRYAILFRIQNAKKPETRARKIAQFIEMLSNGETLHS; translated from the coding sequence ATGACCGATCCGAGACTTACTTTTGCAAGCCAGGAAGAGTGGGAAACTTGGTTGGAGCGTAATGGAAGCTCCTCAACTGGCGTATGGCTTCGCTTGGCGAAGAAGTCAGCCGACCGGCCTACCGTCTCATATGCCCAAGCACTCGAAAGCGCGCTCTGCTACGGATGGATTGATGGCAAGAAGCAAGCGGAAAGTGAGCACTATTGGCTTCAACGCTTCACTCCTCGGACTGCCAAGAGCCTTTGGTCAAAGGTCAACAAAGGAAAAGCGGAAGCACTCATCGAATCGGGAAGAATGCGTCCGGCAGGGATGCAGGAGATCAATCGGGCCAAGCAGGATGGCCGATGGGATGCCGCCTATTCGCCAGCAGGCACTGCGACCGTCCCTGAAGATTTGCAGTGTGCTTTTGCCGCTAATCCCAAGGCAGAGAAGTTCTTTGCAACGCTGAACAGCAAAAATCGATATGCCATCCTTTTCAGAATACAAAACGCAAAGAAGCCGGAAACGCGCGCACGGAAAATCGCGCAATTCATTGAAATGTTAAGCAATGGCGAAACGCTCCATTCTTAA
- a CDS encoding LysR substrate-binding domain-containing protein: MRFDLTDMQLFLHIVEAGSITGGAERAHLALASASARVRSMEELLGMPLLVRGRRGVHPTPVGQSLVHHARLVLQQMDRMRGELAEYTHGMKGHIRLLANTAAISEFLPEALATFLARHPNVDIDLEERLSYDIVRAVAEGLADIGIVSDSVDLAGLETFAFRVDRLVAVVATNGATGIGADGQGVGFGKLLDSDFIGLAGDSALQRYLALHAARAGKPLKVRVRLRSFDAICRMVENGVGISVIPEAAASRCRQTMAIRCIRLTDSWALRNLTICTRRFDELPGHARKLIEEIRA; this comes from the coding sequence TTGCGCTTTGACCTTACAGACATGCAACTGTTCTTGCACATCGTCGAGGCCGGCAGCATTACCGGCGGCGCCGAGCGCGCGCACCTCGCGCTCGCGTCCGCGTCCGCCCGCGTGCGCAGCATGGAAGAGCTGCTCGGGATGCCGCTGCTGGTGCGCGGCCGGCGCGGAGTCCATCCGACACCGGTGGGCCAATCACTGGTCCATCACGCGCGCCTCGTCCTGCAGCAGATGGACAGGATGCGCGGCGAACTGGCCGAATACACCCACGGAATGAAAGGACACATCCGCCTGCTCGCCAATACCGCCGCCATCAGCGAGTTTCTTCCCGAGGCGCTCGCCACCTTCCTTGCCCGGCATCCGAATGTCGACATCGACCTGGAGGAGCGTCTCAGCTACGACATCGTCAGGGCTGTGGCCGAGGGCCTGGCCGATATCGGCATCGTGTCGGATTCCGTCGACCTCGCCGGGCTGGAGACGTTCGCGTTCCGCGTGGACCGGCTGGTCGCGGTAGTCGCCACGAATGGCGCGACAGGAATCGGGGCAGACGGGCAGGGCGTCGGGTTCGGCAAACTGCTCGATTCGGACTTCATCGGATTGGCGGGAGACAGCGCGCTGCAGCGCTATCTGGCGCTGCACGCCGCCCGCGCCGGAAAACCGCTCAAGGTCCGCGTCCGGCTGCGCAGCTTCGACGCCATTTGCCGCATGGTCGAGAACGGCGTCGGCATCAGCGTCATCCCGGAGGCGGCCGCCAGCAGATGCCGGCAGACGATGGCCATCCGCTGCATCCGCCTGACCGACTCCTGGGCACTGCGCAACCTGACCATATGCACGCGGCGCTTCGACGAATTGCCGGGCCACGCGAGAAAGCTGATCGAGGAGATCAGGGCGTGA
- a CDS encoding sulfite exporter TauE/SafE family protein translates to METLTRLLGADALPLLFVISATFLLAGLVKGVVGLGLPTVAMALLGLVMTPAEAASLLIVPSAVTNAWQLLAGPNFRPLLRRLRPMLVGICAGTLAGGAMLPRDLTGYASTALGAALLLYAVIGLAAVRVAVPARMEAWAAPAVGAATGLVTSVTGVFVIPAVPYLHGLGLDKEDLVQALGLAFTVSTFSLAASLTLDGTFRPAVAATSFYALIPSLAGMFFGQWVRSRIRPEVFRKIFFAGLLALGAHLSLRSFMP, encoded by the coding sequence ATGGAAACTCTCACCCGACTCCTTGGCGCCGACGCCCTCCCGCTCCTTTTCGTCATCTCGGCCACGTTCCTCTTGGCTGGCCTGGTGAAGGGCGTGGTCGGGCTCGGGCTTCCGACCGTCGCGATGGCTCTGCTCGGGCTCGTCATGACGCCGGCGGAAGCGGCAAGCCTGTTGATCGTGCCTTCGGCCGTGACGAATGCATGGCAGCTCCTCGCCGGGCCCAATTTCCGGCCATTGCTGCGGCGCCTGCGGCCGATGTTGGTCGGGATCTGCGCGGGCACGCTGGCGGGCGGCGCGATGCTGCCGCGCGACCTTACTGGCTATGCCAGCACGGCACTCGGCGCGGCGCTGCTGCTGTACGCTGTCATCGGCCTTGCCGCGGTGCGCGTGGCTGTACCGGCGCGCATGGAGGCATGGGCTGCGCCTGCGGTCGGCGCCGCGACCGGACTGGTGACGTCCGTGACGGGCGTGTTCGTGATACCGGCGGTGCCATACCTGCATGGACTCGGGCTGGACAAGGAAGATCTGGTGCAGGCGCTTGGCCTGGCGTTCACGGTCTCGACTTTTTCACTGGCGGCGAGCCTGACCCTGGACGGCACCTTCAGGCCCGCTGTCGCGGCCACATCGTTCTATGCGCTGATTCCTTCCCTCGCCGGCATGTTCTTCGGCCAATGGGTACGCTCGCGCATTCGCCCTGAAGTCTTCCGGAAGATTTTCTTCGCGGGATTGCTGGCCTTGGGCGCGCATCTGTCGCTGCGGTCGTTCATGCCCTAG
- a CDS encoding alpha/beta hydrolase — protein MDVSPLDFFRVLTVPGLHGSGPEHWQSRWERRYPRFERVEQARWDDPVLEVWSAQLGRMLRQSPRPVLLVAHSFGCLASVHRLSGADNVAAALLVAPADPRKFGVDDVLAEARLACPAIIVGSMNDPWMEGRRAAEWAHCWGADFVNAGLAGHINAESGLGNWPAGFSLLRRLAKAALSSGFCASVAPAARSEPAAAGRES, from the coding sequence ATGGATGTGTCTCCGCTTGATTTCTTCCGCGTGCTGACCGTCCCGGGGCTGCACGGCAGTGGTCCGGAGCACTGGCAGTCGCGCTGGGAGCGGCGCTATCCACGGTTCGAGCGGGTGGAGCAGGCGCGCTGGGACGATCCGGTTCTCGAAGTCTGGTCGGCGCAGCTGGGCCGGATGCTGCGGCAATCGCCGCGCCCGGTGCTGCTGGTCGCACACAGTTTCGGTTGCCTGGCGAGCGTACACCGGCTCTCTGGCGCGGATAACGTGGCCGCAGCCTTGCTGGTCGCGCCAGCCGATCCACGCAAATTCGGGGTGGACGATGTGCTGGCCGAAGCCAGGCTCGCCTGCCCGGCGATCATCGTCGGCAGCATGAACGATCCGTGGATGGAAGGCCGCCGCGCGGCCGAATGGGCGCATTGCTGGGGCGCCGATTTCGTCAACGCCGGGCTCGCCGGTCATATCAACGCCGAGTCCGGCCTGGGAAACTGGCCTGCCGGTTTTTCCCTGCTCCGGCGGCTGGCCAAAGCGGCCTTGTCATCCGGTTTTTGCGCCAGCGTCGCGCCGGCCGCCAGGTCGGAACCTGCCGCCGCGGGGCGCGAAAGCTGA